From Coffea arabica cultivar ET-39 chromosome 2e, Coffea Arabica ET-39 HiFi, whole genome shotgun sequence, the proteins below share one genomic window:
- the LOC140036270 gene encoding uncharacterized protein produces MRHGKEGFMAVKLDMSKAYDRVEWSFLEAMMHKMGFHKGLSNLLRKATANRMLSGMNISRRGPSITHLFFADDSLIFCKANQDQAKELMRVLYVYGLASGQVINLEKSSILFSKNVQPGLMLQICRTMGNMQRVCQGQYLGLPMVVSRTKQQLFGFVKSNIQQRVLQWKNRFLSTAGKEILLKSVAQAMPTYTMSCFKVPSRLCKEISSLMSNFWWGDINGKNKIHWCSWRKITQEKDKGGLGFKDLEAFNTALLGKQVWRLITQPNLATDGGLQKVADLICQRRWNRNLVFQTFNTKDADRILSIPISLAGREDSHFWLHGVDVNYSVNSGYKVLMASKETKQKTNQNDSTTSWEHQSKKIWKQLWSLKIKHKQKIFLWKCLNNALPVRDIIYGRIKAGDPICMRCGEERETIEHTFLNCEDAKMTWKLAQSNGKAYWNNMAVLEDGGHLSLKLDIDHKVGNILLYRSIYSGKYGKGGMGQNSMARNTGHGRLFRRH; encoded by the exons AGGGCTTATCCAACCTGCTTAGGAAGGCTACGGCTAATAGGATGTTGTCAGGGATGAATATAAGCAGAAGGGGACCTAGTATAACTCACCTTTTCTTCGCGGATGATTCCTTAATTTTTTGCAAAGCAAATCAGGATCAAGCAAAGGAGTTAATGAGAGTGCTGTATGTCTATGGCTTGGCGTCTGGTCAAGTGATTAACCTGGAAAAGTCCTCCATTCTATTCAGCAAGAACGTGCAGCCAGGTTTGATGCTTCAGATTTGCCGAACCATGGGGAATATGCAAAGAGTCTGTCAAGGCCAGTACCTCGGATTACCAATGGTAGTTTCGAGAACAAAACAACAGCTTTTTGGTTTTGTTAAGTCGAACATACAACAGAGAGTGCTCCAGTGGAAGAACAGGTTTCTAAGTACGGCAGGCAAGGAAATATTACTTAAATCAGTGGCTCAAGCTATGCCTACTTATACTATGTCATGCTTCAAGGTGCCATCCAGATTGTGCAAGGAAATCAGTTCACTCATGTCAAACTTTTGGTGGGGAGACATtaatggaaaaaataaaattcattgGTGTTCCTGGAGAAAGATCACTCAGGAGAAGGACAAGGGGGGTTTAGGATTCAAGGATTTGGAGGCCTTTAACACTGCACTACTTGGTAAACAGGTTTGGCGTTTGATTACTCAACCCAACCT AGCTACGGATGGTGGACTGCAAAAAGTAGCAGATTTGATTTGCCAAAGAAGATGGAACCGCAATTTGGTTTTCCAAACTTTTAACACCAAAGATGCGGACAGAATTTTGAGTATCCCAATCAGTCTAGCTGGCAGGGAAGATTCTCATTTTTGGTTACATGGTGTGGATGTGAATTACTCCGTCAATTCAGGGTATAAGGTGCTGATGGCTAGCAAAGAAACCAAGCAGAAAACAAATCAGAATGACAGCACTACTAGTTGGGAGCATCAGTCTAAGAAGATTTGGAAGCAATTGTGGAGCTTAAAGATTAAGCATAAACAGAAAATATTTCTCTGGAAATGTCTAAACAATGCTCTTCCGGTCAGAGATATCATCTATGGTAGAATCAAAGCTGGAGACCCTATTTGCATGCGATGTGGAGAGGAAAGGGAGACGATTGAACATACATTTCTGAATTGTGAGGATGCAAAAATGACATGGAAGTTAGCCCAATCCAATGGGAAGGCATATTGGAACAACATGGCTGTTTTAGAAGATGGTGGACATCTATCACTGAAGCTAGACATAGACCACAAGGTTGGCAACATATTGCTCTATCGGTCCATATACTCTGGCAAATATGGAAAGGGAGGAATGGGGCAGAATTCAATGGCAAGAAATACAGGCCATGGACGGCTATTCAGAAGGCATTAA